The following nucleotide sequence is from Blastocatellia bacterium.
TTGCAGTAGCACCTTCAGGCGGTCCAAGCGCGCCTTGAGGTACTCGCCCGTAGCCGGGTCGGGCCTTTCGACCATGTCGATCTCGGCCCCATAGGCTTTCAGGATCTTGATATTCTGTCTGGTCGTCTTGGGATCGACGACGCAGATGAAGCGCAACCCCAGATGCGCACAGACCTGAGCCAGCCCGATGCCCATGTTGCCGGAGCTGGATTCAATCACCACCGTGTTGGCGTGAATCTTGCCGCGTTTGAGCGCATCCTGGATGATCTCTTTGGCCGCCCGGTCTTTGATGCTACCGCCGAGGTTGAGCCCCTCCAGCTTGGCGTAGAGCAGCAGGCGCGTGTCACCGGCGAGCTTGTCCAGCCTCACCAGGGGCGTATTGCCGATGCATGAAAAGATGTCATGATTCATTGCTCCTCCATAGTTCGAGTCACCTTTCACGTTGTTCAAAGGGCCTTAGCCGTGCATTCAGGCTCTAGCTACCCTGATCCTCCGCTGATGGCGCATCGGCGATGATGTCGGTGGCGTGTGGTGACGCTGCCCCGAGCGGATTCGCAAACGCGGCGCGCGACAGCTCGCTGCTCAGGTAAAGCTCGCTGGCGCTGACCGCGTTGGCCTGCCCCGGTAGCGCCTCCTCGGTTTCCTTGAGGTCGTCGCGCGCTTGCCGGTCGGACTGCGGATGGCGCTGATCCCAAAGGGACCAGAGGAGAAGGCTCAGCAGGTACACCAGCATGACCAGAAATAAAACGAAGCCCAGAGCCTCTACCACCTGGCGGGTGTGTGAGGGTCTCGGATGCGGCAGCGTGTGATAGGGATCTTGCGCGAGATACAACATAACCAACCCCCCCATTATTTCTGCCAGCCACGCCTCGGCGAACTCTGCCAGGGCCAGGCATCAGCCGGCTATCATCACCTCTACCTGAGAGGCTAAGACCGATTGAAAATTGCTCTAGGCGTTGTTGGCTGCGGCGTCGGCGCCGGCGAGGCCTAGCTCGGGGCAGCCCTCGGGCACCCCTTTGCCCACTTCCGGGGCAAGAAAGAGATTCGAGCGCAGCTCATGCTGCGTCGTGTAGAGCTGCCAGTACTTGCCCTGCTGTCTGAAGAGCGACTCGTGTGTGCCGCGCTCTGCGACCCTGCTGTTGTCGATGACCAGGATCTGGTCGGCCCGGCGGATGGTCGAGAGGCGGTGGGCGATGACGAAGGTGGTGCGGTCTTGCAGTAAGTAGGTGAGCGCATCCTGGATGGCGGCTTCCGAGATCGAGTCCAGGCTTGACGTGGCTTCGTCGAGGATGAGGATGCGGGGGTTGGCCAGGATGGCGCGGGCGAGCGCCACCCTTTGTCTCTGCCCCATGGAGAGCTTGATGCCGCGCTCGCCCACCCATGTCTGGTAGCCGTCCGCAAACCGCCTCGCGAACTCATCGACATGCGCCAGGTGGCACGCCCGAAGGATATCCTCTTCGCTCGCCTCGGGACGGCTGAAGGCGACGTTGTCGCGGATGGTGCCGCTGAACAGGAAGGGGTCTTGTGGCACGATTCCCAGATGCGCTCGGTAGGCATCCAGGTTCGTCATCGCCAGATCGACGCCGTCTATCAGGATCACCCCGCCAGACGCCTCATAGAATCCGGCAATCAGTGCCGTGATCGTCGACTTGCCAGCGCCTGATGGCCCGACTAGAGCGGTGGTCGTGCCTGGCTCTGCCCGGAAGCTCACGTCCCGTAGGACCGGTGCGTTCTCTTTGTAGGCGAAGCTTACGGATTGGAAGCAGACTTCGCCTCGCAACTGAGCCAGGCGGATCGAGCGGCGCGGGTCGTCGCCCTCGCGCGGCTGCGCCAGCAGCTCCTGAACTCTCTCCAGCCCCGCGAACGCCTCGTTGAATTGCGTGCCGATTGAGACGGCCTGAATGACGGGCGCGACGAGCACGCTCAAGAACATGACGTAGCGCAGAAAATCGCCCACCGTCATCTTCCCCGTCATGATAGCGACGCCGCCAAAGTACATGACCGCCGCGCCGATGGCCCCGGTCAGCACCACGACGGTGAGATCGAGGAAGGCCGCGGCCCTGGTGCTCACCAAGACTTTGTTGAGAAGCTGATCGACACCGCTAGCGAAAATTTCCTGCTCATGCGGCTCGGCGCGGTACGCTTTAACGACGCGGATGCCGTTGAACGATTCGGTCAGCCGCCCGGTCACTTCTGCGCGGATGGCGTTCGCCTCTCGAAACAGCGGCCGGTATTTGCGAAGGCGGTTGCGCGCGACCAGCCCGAACGGCAGCAGCACCAGGAAGATGACCAGCGTCAAGAGCACATCGATGCGGATCAGAATGGTGAAGGCGATGCAGGCGGTCGCGACCGCCCCCAGAAAGGCCACCAAGCCGCCGCCGAGGACGTTGCGTACTCCCTCGACGTCGCTCATGACGCGGCTCACCAGCGCCCCGGCTTTGTTGGCGTCGTAGTAAGCGAGCGGCAACCTGGAGACGTGCTGCTGGATGCGCTTGCGGAGGTCAGCCAGCAGGTGCAGGGCGGACATGCTGATGGTGCGGGTGATCACGTAAGCGGTTAGGCCCTGGACGAGCGTCGCGAGCACCCCTGCGACAACCAGCGTCAGCAGCATTGAGCGGGAGCGCCGCACGATGACGTCATCAACCAGGTACTTCGACAGGTAAGGCCAGGCCAGGCCAGCCGCCCGGTTGATGCCGATCAGCAGAACCGCAAAGAGCAACAGGTGCACGCGGCTCCGCAGCAGGGACCACAGGGTAATGCTAGAGATCGCCTTGGCGGCCTTGCCTAATTTGTTCATATTTTCCTTAGCGGGAAGGGCCGCGCCGCGACCAGGGGCGCGCGGCGACAGCAGCCACGCAGCCGGCAGCGGCCGGCGGCTCAGTTGAG
It contains:
- a CDS encoding ABC transporter ATP-binding protein — its product is MNKLGKAAKAISSITLWSLLRSRVHLLLFAVLLIGINRAAGLAWPYLSKYLVDDVIVRRSRSMLLTLVVAGVLATLVQGLTAYVITRTISMSALHLLADLRKRIQQHVSRLPLAYYDANKAGALVSRVMSDVEGVRNVLGGGLVAFLGAVATACIAFTILIRIDVLLTLVIFLVLLPFGLVARNRLRKYRPLFREANAIRAEVTGRLTESFNGIRVVKAYRAEPHEQEIFASGVDQLLNKVLVSTRAAAFLDLTVVVLTGAIGAAVMYFGGVAIMTGKMTVGDFLRYVMFLSVLVAPVIQAVSIGTQFNEAFAGLERVQELLAQPREGDDPRRSIRLAQLRGEVCFQSVSFAYKENAPVLRDVSFRAEPGTTTALVGPSGAGKSTITALIAGFYEASGGVILIDGVDLAMTNLDAYRAHLGIVPQDPFLFSGTIRDNVAFSRPEASEEDILRACHLAHVDEFARRFADGYQTWVGERGIKLSMGQRQRVALARAILANPRILILDEATSSLDSISEAAIQDALTYLLQDRTTFVIAHRLSTIRRADQILVIDNSRVAERGTHESLFRQQGKYWQLYTTQHELRSNLFLAPEVGKGVPEGCPELGLAGADAAANNA